The following nucleotide sequence is from Tenrec ecaudatus isolate mTenEca1 chromosome X, mTenEca1.hap1, whole genome shotgun sequence.
ttcttttgtcttcattGTTTGGGATTAAAAGTTGACCTTTTCACTCatgcaggtgttttttttttacaatagtATTCATCTAGCAGGATCTATTGGGGGTTGAAGGTATCTCATGATGATAGCCTAGAGAGTCCTCTGGCCTCAGGTGGCCCAAGTAGTCTGGGAAGATTtaagaattttttgtttgttctatatttttctaccatactaatcagaGATGTTTATTGTGTGCCCCTGTGTCCATCAGATAGCTCAAGGTGGTACCTGGGCACCATTTAGCTCTTCTGTTCTCAGAGTAGTTGAGGTCTTAGACCATGTAGTCTATCAGCCTTGTAAACTTGTTTCTCATCTGAGGTTGATTACTTGCTTACTATTTTTCTCCTACCCAGGAGAGATCcatagttgtatcttagatgacCTCTAGCAGGTTTTTAAGACCCCGAAGCCCTACTCATCTCATCGGGCTTCAGAACAGGAACTTTGTGAgctatatgagagggcttcaaaaagtttgtgggaaaatgaagcTAAAAgatacatgatcactgaagattaaAAAAGGATATATCTGCTGTTAGGTAAGTAGGTCCTGGGATATGGAACCCTGATAAAAAGGGGGGACTGGACAACTGGATTATAACTTGTCCTTCTCAGTATTGAACAGAGCAATATACTGTAATCTGTGTCAGGATCTCTGTTAGACTTCGGACTATTTGTATGCTACCTCTGCTCTCTCTCTACCTCTATCTTTTATCTCTACAAGATAGGCTGGCGAGGCAATCCCATGGAGACAACAACAGTGGGACCAAAGGTTGTGGCGTAGGCATGGTAAGGCGAAGGCAGGGGAGGTGAGTGGTGAGCCTGTAATGTTGGGGACAGGAGAATATTAAGGGTTTGaatttgatggcgaggagggtgtagcttttgTGGTGGTGTCTGATCAAtctaattgtatctgagaggaattactgagaggggaATGATGGGTAAATGTGAGAGTGAAGCaggtggaaagaaaaaagaagaacaaacaaaatatacatagatatggacatatgtaaatatctaaatattgctctatttgtgtatgtgtgtatatatgcaaatgcaacaaggaggcagatggactttgggcctgcaCTTAAATCTTTTTGGTATAAGAATAGTTTATTCTACTAATGTCTTATTGTATGATAGTCACCATCCTGAGATGATCACAgtatacaaaatgggtgcatatgcaaatgtagtaaagaaagttgatgtacattagagaaacaaagccacagaaactcatatgtataagagagagttttatataaagggtaagtgcacagcaagaaatCATTAcaacccagagctgcccaagcctacaagtccaacattaacccatatgtccgacaccaatccacacaatcctcctccatctcacaaagtggACGCAATGACACATAGTGAAGGAGAAAAGcctaatcagtgaacatgtaagcatctcatcactgacaggggtctgcacacggcttctccagcacccagtgctgcatcagggtaggtctacatggctttttctcagggatgtcttacaggaagtgagccttgccacctgaagcagggaaccaggtaaggcagctgcaccctcgtcTAAccacagaaagcaagagaccggagaactagaaaggagaggcttactgtgccatttatctctccgcgctTCAACaaaaccacatgtgtttatcgaccaggtaagtacaatcaactaactctctcactggctattaaaagatacagcatctggggtcttaaaggcttctagCCAAagaagcggtcatctagcagggaagcaacaaagcccatatggaagacgcATTCCAGCATGCGTGATTATGAGGTGTGAAAGGGAGAAGGTATCAAAAGTTCAAACACAAGCCACCAAATCTATGTGAAGGTGCATGGATGTGGTGGAGGCCAAACCCCACctgtaaaataattggacagtccctctcagaaaagCCACAGGAACTGGATGATTAAGCCAGTGTGTGgtatatcactgatgaaacatataactatcctctatttaaaaatattttctcccctattatggattttattatattcaccacattaatcatgttagactggCATATGTTCATTCATATAATTAGGATCATTCAATCCATGAAAGTCAAGATGGATAATCCTTAAGAAACCACtaccaggagtaatggttccctgagggtacaggaagggggtggggagaagggtgggaAAGGAGGCTGATAGCCTGGATGACAGTATAGCTCTGCTggaggggagtgaacaacagaataggtgaatggatatctTGGATGGCAAAATAACTATGTAACTATATAGGGGTTtcttggggtagggtgggggagggaggggataaaggagagctgatgtcaaggggttcaagaagaaggaaaatattttcaaactgattgtggtagcagtgacACAAGAATGTGTGTGCGACGTGATTAAATTATGATATGTTGTGATATctctaagaactcccaataatacGTTGTTTTTTGGAGAAAGTGTTTTATTTATTGTAGCCAACAATGATTCGAACTAGTCCCCAAATAGCACATGGAATCAATACAAACATGTTATATACATTTGACTTCTATTATGCTTTATCCCTTCTTCCGTTGGGCATTTTCTtccctattaaaaaaaaatacttttatttatttaaaataattttttggcgtgcacttcacatatcatgcaattaaaTAGTTGAAGAATATTAACAAACATtgggcaatcatcaccataatcaatttcagaacattttcgtcTCGTACTCATTACAGTTAGCCTCCCACTCCCATTCAACCTCCCCTGCAGTGTCTCCACGTAATTATTAACCCAGTTATTGTGTCTACAGATTTGCCTATCTGAGATTTCATATTCATAAATTCACACAAAACACCAActggaagcaagcaaacaaaaactcaacatcaatgacaaaacacaacagaaaaatCTTAATCAAAAAaaggtagaaaatattaaaaactgaaacaattttaaagtgggtcaaagggaaatcaaatgttagttattacattttaacctaactacacctgccataatcaacttacaGCGctctgatagcaaggccattcacttCCCTCCACTAGCATCAGCGGGTTTCACTGGAAGGAACCAATGTGGGGACCTTGCAAATggcttttgggttttcactgtcacctATAGCTCTCTGTAAAACAGGTGCTCATAATTTGAGCTGTGATACcaatccatttttaatttgcattttcctcTCTAGAATCTaggttctctttttcctctttttctgaagcctttattattattgtcaattggtaattaatacatgtatcatatcatttcatagttcaatcatgtccagtataattgtacatttgctaccacaataagtttccaaacatttctttTCTACACGGACTCCATGACATCGACTTCCCTTCCTCACACCAACACCACTGTACCCCTCTGCCCCAGAATCCCTTACTCTActtgctctctcctaaacctgggCTTCTTATACCGATACATGAAAAAAAggtataacacaaattcaagagaatgATCCTCAGTGACCGATCTCTTCAGACACCCCCATATACGTATAAGCAGAAACCAAACATAACAAGGACACAAGTGTCGTATTCTTAAATGGCCTCTgccctctattttgtcttctgtcttgtgggtgtttttcattatgtttggtagtgtGTTTATGCTTTCTATCAGGACCATTGAGTttgttccttttttgtcattgttggtattaATAGTCCTGGGAtttctattttattctttaatGTAATTGTGTGCTCCTCTTTGTATGTGGTTTGAGATatgggtctgtttcatttttttgcaaGTGGAAACCTAATTTTCCCAACACCAtttatcaaaaagaatatttcctcATTTAAAGTGTTTTATGGAAAATCAAGTATTGGTAGGTGCTTGGTTTTATTTGTGGATTCTctgttctaatccattggtctacATATCTATCATATTACAAATATCAAGCTATTTTCATTATCATGCCTTTATAATAAGTTTTGAAATCAGGAAGTGAGAGgacttttactttttttcttggtgtgtgtgtgtgtgtgtgtgtttgtgtgatttTATGGGTTTATTTCCTTTCCTGATGAAGCTGGTGATTCAATTTTTTATTTGTCTAAAGAATTATGCTGGGACTTGGATGAGAATTGGACTGAATTTATAGAGTACTTTTGGCAATACTGACATTATTCACTCTATTATATCTTCCTTTACTGCTCATGGGCTGgtcttccatttatgtaaatttcttttactttcttgtggaaatgttctatagttttctttgtataagccTTTTAGTTttttggttagatttattcctaagtattttctctttggggtggttattgtcattgttttgttttaatttctttttcagtgTCCTCCTTATTAATATACAAGGATCCAATTGTTTTATGTTTGTTGATCTCATATTCTGATATATTGTGAAAATTTCAATTTGTTTCAGCATTTTTTATTGGTTCTCTGTGACGTTTATATAAAATCATGGCGTctgtaaagaaacaaaattttgtttcttcttgccaacttgtaatttttaataactttttgaTGTCTTATAACTTGGATAAGACTTCCAAGATAATATTAAATAAGAATAGTGATAAATGGCAACCTTCTCTGGGTTTCATTGGGAAGGAAAGTGCTTTCAATGTCTCTTCATTTAGTGAGATGATAGCTGCTGGTTTTGCATATGGCATTTATTATGTTGGGGAATTTCTCTTCTATTCCTATTGTATTAAGTGTTTTTTTATCAAGTATGGATAATGAATTCCATCACATGCCTTTTCTGTAttgattgatatgattgtttcttTTGGTGgattcttttttaaagataattttagggggctcatacaactcttatcacaatccatatatcaatctattgtgtcaagcacaattgtacatctgttgacatcatcattctcaaaatattttctttctatttgagtccttggaatcagttcctcatttctcacccaccctccccgctcccccctctatcatgagcctttgataagttataaattattattattttatcatatattacaatgcccgacgtctcccttcacccacttttctgttgttcatccccgaagaggaggttataagtagatccgtGTAAtccgctccccctttctacccatccTACCCTCCGCCCTcccagcattgccattcttggcactggtccttaagggatcatctgtcctggatttcctgtgtttccagttcctatctgtaccagtgtacgtcctctgttctagccagatttgtaaggtagaattgggatcatgatagtgggggaattaAGCagttagtaactagaggaaagttgtatatttaatcattgctacactgcaccctgactgactcgtctcctccccgcaaccattctggtaaagggatgtccagttgcctactgatggatcTTGGATCTTGTacacccccccattcacaatgatttgattttttttgttctttgatgcctgatacctgagcccttcaacatcttgtgatcacgccgtctggtgtgcttcttccatttggtctttgttgcttctgagctagatgtctgcttgtttaccttcaatcccttAAGactccacatgctatatcttttgaaagcctggCACCattagctgtcttcaccacatttgcttatgtacccatttgtcttcagagactgTATCAGGCAGGTGagcacacattgatatgattgttttgttcttttatgcctgataattggcaccttgtgatcacacagatttggtgtgcttcttccatgtggacgttgttgcttctgagttagatgaccactttgttaccttcaagtctttaagacccttgacactctatcttttgatagccaggcatctttTGATGGATTTTCTTGATAGATTTCATTGACTcttttctaatattaaaccatctttggatacctggtatgaatctcacttgatcatgatgttttaaaaaatgttttgctgAAAATCTTAGCTGGCAGTTTTTAGAAAAATTTGACACCTATATGTACAAGAGATATTGGTCAGAAGTTGTCAAATCTGATGTCTTCGAATGGCATAGTTATTAGGTTCATACTTGTTTCACAAAATGAGTTTAGTAATatcctttttaaaattctgaaatttTTATTTAGAATAGGTGTTAACTATTCTCTAAAATCAGGcatcctcagactttttaaacagggggccaattcactttccctcagatccattggaggggcggactatagtttttaaagaaaaaaagctgtgaacaaattcctatgcacactgcacatattttattttgaagtaaaaaaaaacggggcaaaaacacccagcaggccgggAAAATATCCTTGAGGGGGCCACATGTGGCCAAGGGACCGCAGTTTGATGACGCCTAAATGATTAGTAGATTTCCCCTGTAAAACCCTTTGTTCTcagacatttttattttgaagttaagGTTTTATAGACCTCTCTGTATAATTGTAGGTAGGTAACGGGTTTCTAGGAAAAACTTACACTTCTAGATTTTCAAGTTTGTTGGAATACACCTTTTTCATAAATTGTATAATTATCTGTTTTATTTCAGTTGGTTCTATTGTGATATcaccattttcattttttatttacaaTGTTTGCGTTTTCTCCTTTACCTTTGTTAGGTTCGCACATGGcttatcaattttgttaatccttttgaaGAAACAAGTTCTTGCTGAATTTTCCTACATTTAATATATtcctgattcatttatttctgctctaatgttTTTATTCCTTGTCTTTTAGTGTCTGAGAGTTTATTGTTCTAATTGTTTTAGATGTAGTGTTATGGTGTCTGTTTTAAtcctttcttcctttgtgatgCGAGTACTTACTGTTAAAATTGCCTTCTCAGTACTGCTTTTGCCATTTAACAGATTGTGGTATGCTGCAttacattctcatttgtttcaagaaatTTCTAAATtgcattctttatttcttcagttACTTGGATGTTTTAAAGTAGAACATTGTTCAGGTTCCATATAATTGACTTTTAGGACAATTGTCCTGTACTTGAtatctaattttatagcattgtgatctgaaaaaATGTTTTGTAATATCTTAATGTTTAAAATGTATTGATGCTTGCTTTGCGGCCTAGTGTATAATCTATTCTGGAGTATTATATGAGCACTGGGAATGATGCATATTATACTCTTTTTATGTGTTGTGTATAGGTCTAAGGAATCAAGTTGATTAATTATATTCTTACTTCTTCTATAtctttattgattttcttttttttcatctgTTTTCGTCATAAGTGATATATTAACATTTCCTGGTATTATTGTAATATAGTCTTTTCCTCTCTTTAATTATGTAAGATTAACGTATTTTGAGGTTTTTCTTTGCATACGTAGatgtttattttgttatgtctactTGTCCAATTTCAACTCCCATCAGTATACAATGTCTCTCTTGATAGTTTTTACTTTGATATCtattttttcaaaaattaatATTACTGCTGCTTTCTTTTGACTACCGTTAGtttgatattttttatattttgatttttagtctgtttTTTGTATTTAGAGCTGAGATGAGTTTCTTATAAGCAGCATATTAATAGCTCAAGTGTTCTCATCCATTCTAACAATCTTTGTCTCTTAACTAGTAGATCTTATACATTTACATACAATGTTATTATCGATGGGTATGATTTTAATCTTACCACTTTGTTATATATGTTTCCTTTTTATGTATAAACTACTAATTAATAGACAAGGTTGATAGGCTTTAGTTCATCTTAGACAGTCCACGGGTTTGACCACGGCAGCCGGCGTCTTGGTGTGCTGACTTTGATGTCAAAATCCCAGAGGTGGCACAGCCCTCTGTGGGCCCCCAATATTTCACATTGCTCCAGATGTCACAGACCCTGTTGTCCAGATGGTTGGCCAGGACCTGGCTGGATTTGCCATTGTTAACATCTTTCTGTCTATTCATGAACCAGTCTGGAATCTTGTATGGCAGTGGATTCTGGAGGATGGTTATCACCCCCTCAACCTCATCTTTGGTGAGCTCCCCTGCTCTCTTGGTGAGGTCAATGTCTGATTTCCTCAACACGAGCATATCTTCGCCCCACACCCTTCATGGCAGTGAAGGCAAAGGCTATTTTCTGCCACCCATGTATGGTTAGTCTTGAGCACTTACAAAATGTgctggaaattcacagggataACTAGAGACATGGCAGTAACAGGGCGTTGATGCGTAGACCTCCGGTGAAAGAGCATTTTGGTATATTTTTACGATGTTCATTTCCTTGTTCATCATGATTTTCGATgctgatttccattttcttatgttttttctgttcaactttttCCTGTTTTTACCGTACTGTTTAAGAACATTTTATGATTTTCCCTTTTAATTTTGTTGAAGTTATAGAATTTTTTTTGAGATCAGTTTGCTTTTAATTACTCTGTTTCCAAATTTAAGGCGGTTTCTGGTCTTTTGTTAACTACTCAGTATCTTCTCCATTCGACTAATATCTGCTATGTTTCTTCTCTTCCTTTATTGTAAGTACTGTATTACTGTATTGCAAGGTGAAGCCTGCCCCTGGCACATCATCACGGGCCCAgtaagtgcaattgtacagcgataataataaagatcatagtaaagtcatagggagaaTGAGAGATAAAAGTGGTAGAAAtacaggagtcagacacatttcatgggagCATTTCTCAACTGAGGCTCAATGATGATTCACGTGgacagagagagatttaatgctaaccaaggcttttatattctctggggacatgtaagccccctaattacaggtgaagacatacgtcacaggagaaagttgtgctataggtaatacaataatgggagggggtgacctGGGGGTATCCACCCAATAGGACgatgagggattgggggtataaatgtgtcaagatgggcagatcctagattcaggatggcagcctaacttggaTGTGACTGAGATGGTTTGATCTGTTTTCTGGCTCAAATGATACAGACCataatcagtagggtgtgaactccacttacaggaaccaaatcaatgactgcaaaCCTTTAAGGAGAAGTAATCCTTTGTCCTTAACATCAGGGAGCTGGGTCTACCTTAGTCTGGTGACTGAATGCCTCCAGGGAagctgtctgtaagcatctgacctccccccatatgCTAGCCAAAAGCCCCTAATGCTTTCCATGTCTTTGGTGcaaacaaagctggggaaaagtctctttataatcccacaccaTATTGTTGTCTTTATTGCAGAATGTTACCTGAGCTTCCCTATGTTGAATTGTACCATTTTGTTTCACTCTGTGTGTTACTTATGGAGGATGATTTCTTAAAAATTACATCATATACGTTGATCTTAGGATGCTGTATATTGTTGATTCTCTGTTCAAAGAACCAATGTCAGTGTTTTTTGTAAGGTTGGCCTGTTCTCACAAAATCCTTCTCCTCAGCTGATTTTCTGGAgcactggggagaggggcatctcTGCAGATGTCACTTCAAGATAGCCAAGAATTTGAGGCTTCTTTTGGGTTCTCTACACTGATCCTTCCTCTGATGTGACCAGGCTGTTACTAGCAGGGGTTTCTATTCTTTTGGGGAGGTTAGAACTCAGGTTCCTGAATCTTCTTCTATTTCAATTAATTACTTTGTAAAATGTTCTTTTGTGGGGCTCgtagaactcatcacaatccatccatccattgtgtcaagcacatttgttgccatgatcattctcaaaacattagatttctgcttgagcccttgttatcagcttctcatttccccatccctccccacaccttcctccctcatgaacccttgataatttatacattattattatttcatcactgtctgacatctcccttaacacacttt
It contains:
- the LOC142433342 gene encoding small ribosomal subunit protein uS13-like produces the protein MLVLRKSDIDLTKRAGELTKDEVEGVITILQNPLPYKIPDWFMNRQKDVNNGKSSQVLANHLDNRVCDIWSNVKYWGPTEGCATSGILTSKSAHQDAGCRGQTRGLSKMN